The window GGAAAGCAGAGATTTTGAGGCAAATTGTTGTCACTGTCCAAGAGAAGTGATTTGAGATTACGTAAACGGGCAAGATTGTAAACTTCATAGTAATTCCATCCAATGCAACGGGAAAATCGCCTGTAAGTAATTCCCAGTTTTTTTATGTTTGGGATTCTATGCACAACCTCATCCGTAAACCTGACATTCTGCATCTTAGAGAGAGTTTGCAGGTTTTTCAGAACAAGAAAATCTCCCCTGCCATTTTTGTTGTTGATGTTCAGAGGATCAGGCAAATAAAAGTATCCTAGTTCCCATTTTAGATGCCTGAGTTGTGGCATTTCCCATATTTCAGCCGGCAGCTTGATTGCCTTCAAACCCGAAGATTGACCAGTAATGATAACAGTCTGCAGATTCCAAAGTAGGGATAGAGATTCCAAAGTATTCAACATATTTGGAAACAATAGAGGGTTGAAATCAATGAATCTAGAGTTAACTAATCGCAAAATTTCTTCATAAGAGCAGGTATCATCCAAGTTGAGTGCTCTTAGCAGTCTATGCAGCTTTACAGCTGTGGATTTAAATTCACCACATGTCAATGAATGGGTATCAAAGACCAGTGGTCGGCATTCCTCTTTGTCGgagcttcgctgaataataagCCGACGCTTATTATCGATGATTCTGCTATGATTGTTGAGGCTATCCATCATATTGACACGAAGAAATTTCTCCTTTTGAGCTTCCCTGAGGCATAAATCTCTTAGGAGATCGTGGATGATGCAAGTTTTGATTTTGTTTCTAGACCCGTATTTATGAATCATTATGAGATTTCTTTCTATTAGTTCTTTTAAATTATCCTCTGCAATTTCCTCCAAACTTCTGGATCTGATCGGTTTAAGAATCCCCTCAGTTGTCCATAATTTCACGAGCCTTGAAATTCTAATCTCATGGTCTTCCGGAAATATCGCCATATAAAGGAAACATGGTTTTAGATGAACAGGTAAGTGCTTATAACTTAAAGATAATATATTAAAACAGTGCCCATCACCTCCCATATTTAATGCCGCATACGTATCATTAGCTACACACTCCCAATATTCAAGTGTTCGACTAGACTTTGCAAGAAGTCCACTAATAGCAACAATGGCTAGAGGAAGTGCTCCACAATTTCTCACAATTGTCTTTCCTACTTCCTTGAACTCAGGAGGGCAACTTTCTTTTCCAAACACCTTGTCACAAAACAAAGCCCAACTTTGATCCTCGTCAAGAAAATGTAGTTGATGAGGGGTACACGATCGAAAATCATCAGCTACATTTGTTAGTCTCGTAGTGATCATGACTCGACTACCATTGTTATTATCTGGAAAAAACCTCTTTATGTCATTCCAACACTCGATACTCCAGAGGTCATCCAtcacaatcaaatattttatacCAGACAAACTTTTATACAACTGTTCTCCTAATTCATCGTCAGTCGGTTGAGTAATTTCTTCGCATCCCTCTTCTTTTCTACATTCATTAAGAACTCTAATATCCTTCAAGAGGGCTAAAATGATTTCGTGCCAGCTATATTGTTGGGAGATTGTAACCCAAGCATGTACGTGAAAGTGCTGCACGATATATGGATCATGGTAAACATTTGTAGCAAGTGTAGTCTTACCAATACCACCCATCCCGACAATTGAGATGATCCGGAGACTGGAATTCTGTCCGGTGAGTTTCTCCATGAtttgaatcaaatctttatcaAATCCCACCATAGTATTCATGCTATTGGAAGCACCTCGTATGAAAGAACCAGCAGTCGCAGCTTTTATTGGCTGCTCCATGATTTTTATCCCTCCAGTTTCCTTGATCTTCATCACATCTTTCTTCATAGAaccaatttcttctattactttCTGCAAATCTTGACTGAACAGAGTGGAaccaatttcttctattactttCTGCATATCCCTCCTTTCATCTTTAGAATTTTGAAGAATTTGATCCACCACGCGACTTTCAATGATATCTTCTGCAGCATGTGCTGATCTTGCAATTTTTCCCTCCAATCCCTGAATTTCGTCCGCCCTTATCAACGGAAAATCTTCAAGGAAATCTTGCAGAAAAGAGATTTTTTCAAGCAGAGAATGGATCTGGGCTTTGTCAAGAACAGCCCTTTGACGCGGTGGGTGTTGCAATAACTGGTCAAGAATATGTCCGAGAGAGAGCAGTGATGCATAAGCCGCCATTTCCGATCTCTGATTTATCAGTATTAGCGTTGACTTTACTGGCATCGGCTTTGAATCATCGTTGCCAGAGCAGCAGCCCGATAATTAGTTCCCGTTAGGATCATTTCCAAGAGCATTTTTCTTTCTAATTACATTTTTGGGTTTTTTAATGAATAATACGAAATTTCAAACTAATATATGCTTTTGGACTAAAAATACGAAATTATCAAACCATCAAAATTGGCCACCAGCTtgtctaaattaaaattaaaagattgtGGTCTTTGACCTGacatcaaaattttttttaagcaaaaacttgtgtgaaacggtctcaacTGATCATAtattgtgagacgaatcttttatttgagtcatccatgaaaaaatattattttttatctaagagtattattttttattgtgaatatcggtagggttgacccgtctcatagataaatattcttgaaaccgtctcacaagagacttattctttttttttttaaataaaagatggaattattaaaatattttttattattacaatataataaaaattatatctattaaattttttttgaggAAAATCGATTGTATTAATTATtgagttatattttattttgtacaaTTTAATTTCCAGTTCTTTGTATTTTTAATCGTAAAATTTTAATTGTCAAATAATTTGATATGTAAAAATGGGTACTAGAATTTGAAGCGTACGTGTGCCACATACGTAACATAGTAAATATTTGATAAAGTATATTTTGTAATATtgtattgaaaattttaatatacTTTTTTTTAATGACGGAAGGAGGGTACATTTAGATattgaaacatgaataattatTACATTCAACATTTGATAATacatgaaaatcatatatttgtcgttagtttttctaaataaaaaaatctttCTAATTTTTCATCGTTTTAACTCGGGTGTATTTGGTTTATCCTTTTAATTTTTCTACCTAGCTGTTCCAACCTTTTGAAATAATTATTACAAATTTTTAACTAATCGTTTAGCTTGAGaagtaatttaatatatttttgtcCGTGAGATGGATCGATCTAGTCAAAAAATTGTAACcggaattagcgacggtttgtaacaaaccgtcgctaaatgtataCTGTGTAAAAAAAATAGCCggacatagcgacggtttattacaaaccgtcgctaaatgtctaattttttaaaaaaaataactggacatagcgacggtttttacaaaaccgtcgctaaatgtctaattttttaaaaattaaccggacatagcgacggttttttacaaaccgtcgctaaatgtctactttcaaaaaaaaaataaccggACATAGCGGCGGTTtattacaaaccgtcgctaaatgtctaaTTTTTTAGACAAAACCCGTCCAACCTAGCGCCCCACACAGAAAAGTAAACTCGATTTCACCCAAATCTCGTGCGCCTCAAAACCTAGCGCCCCACAACacacaattaattttttttccagatCTCGTGCGCGTCAAATCCCAAGGTAACTCGATGTTGTTCGAAAATTTCTCACGTTCGGTAGAATTTGTGTGTGAATGCTCGTAACATCAATTCCTTTATGGCCTCTTGTCAATTTGTGCGTGAATGCTCCTAAAATCGATTCCTTTAGTTTGTTTCCTACATATGGAATGGCATTATATGCTCTTTTATTAGCCATAGTATTAGACTGATGTTAGATGTTAAGCATATTTGGATGTATGCATCTTTTCTGCAATGTCCATTGCCTCGTTACTTCACAGTTTGCTTGAAACCTCACAATTTTAATGAATAAAAAGGAATTTCAATATCTAAGCAAAATTAATTTTGCTCATTTCATATTGTAGAATGGAAGAAAACAGCGGCGATGAACTGTCGTACATTCCCCAAGTTGGAGACAATCAAAAGCCAGAAATAGGTATGAAATTCGAATCTTTAGAGGAGGCGTTTTCGTTCTACAACCAATACGCACGAGAATCTGGTTTTAGTGCGAGAATGAGCAATAGCAAAAAAAGTAAGAAAACAAATGAAGTTATCTGAAAAAAATTTGTATGCTTTAAAGAAGGACATACAGATGCAATAAGATGGAGTAAACAATCAAAAAGTGATGAACCAGTAAAGGAAAGAGCTCGTGGTGAGATTAGAACTGGATGTAAGTCAAAGATTTCAGTTGTGAAGGAACAAACTGGTGTAGGTTGGGTTGTTAGTACCTTCGTAGAAAGTCATAATCATCCACTATCAACTCCTTTAAAGGTGCATTTGTTACGCTCACATCGTACTGTTTCTGTAGCAAAGAAAGCACTAACTCAACAGTTTGCTGAAGCGAATGTACCTACTTGTCAACAAATGCGATTGTTTGAAATAGAGTCTGGAGGGCCTGAACATGTAGGTTGCACGGAAAGAGATATAAGAAACTACGAGAAAACGCTTAGGGATGAGCACAAGGGTATTGATGCCGAAAAATTGATTGATTTCTTTCTGTCTGAGAAAGACAAGAGTTCAACTTTCTTTTTTGATTACGAGACAGATTCAGACAATAGATTTATTCGTTGTTTTTGGGCGGATCCTGTGTCACGGAGGGCATACACTGCATTTGGTGATGTAGTGGTGTTTGATACAACATATAACACCAACAAATATGGGATGATTTTTGCACCATTTGTAGGagttaatcatcatcatcaaaCCATTGTTTTCGGTTGTGGATTTTTGAGTGATGAGAAAACTGATTCCTTTGTTTGGTTGCTTAATAAGTTTCTAGAAGCCATGCCTAAAGGAGCACCAAACTTGATCATAACTGACCAGGATCCTGCTATGACGAAAGCCATTGGTGAAGTTTTCCCTAAAACAATTCATCGATATTGTTTGTGGCACATTCTAAACAAATTCCCAGATAAATTGAACCCGACGACTTTTCGTGACCACTATCAAAGCATAAAAAATGTCATTGTACATTCTACGACTTCTATTGAATTTGAGAGATCATGAGAAGAGGTTATGAATTGTGCTGACTTGGTAGAAAATGATTGGCTGTCATTGATGTATGAGTTGCGACATAAGTGGGTGCCGGCATATTTCAACCATGTATTTTCTGCTGGAATGTCAAGTAGCCAGAGGTCTGAAAGTTCACATTCATTTTTCAAGAAGTACGTATATAGCAATAACTCGTTGATGGATTTCGTAATTCGTTTCAATAAGGCACTTCGACACCAACGACACAATGAGTTAGTTGCCGATCATACTGATTTGAACGAGCGGCCGAAGGTTAAATCGAACTGGCCAATGGAATTGCAAATGGTGAATATATACACGGAAAACAAATGGTTGGAGTTTCAAAATGAAATTAGTCTGAGTCATGGTTATTATGTGCAACAAGCATCTATTGGAATTGAGTTTGTGGTTTACAATATCATTAATTTTCAAGGTTCTTCTTCTGCCAAACATAGGCTGCTTACGCATGACATACAAAGAGACGATATATCATGTAGTTGCATGAAATTTCAATTTGAGGGTATTCCGTGCAGGCATATGTTAGCATTTTTTCGTATCAACCAAGTTTTCCACTTACCTGATCAGTATATACTCAAACGGTGGACAAAAGATGCAAAGATTGGCGTACATTACACTATGGCTGAGCAAAATGTGGTTGACGATCCAGAAAAGTGTTTGATGTCTAGACATATGAGGCTATCTTGTAAAGCCTCAGCTTTAATTGATGTTGCATCTTTCAGTGATGAGGGGACAAACTTTTTGACTGAGCAGTTTGATTCTATTGATAGCAAAATGAAGGAGATGAATATTAATAGAACATTACGCAGTGGAATTCAAAGTAGGAGAAGCTTGGATGGAGCCATTGGTATCATTGATCCTTCTGAAATTAGAACAAAAGGACGTAGGAAGAGACTAAAATCATCGAAGGAGAAGTCAACATCAAGGGACAGACAGTGTCGTGGATGCGGGCGTCGAGGCGTGTCACATGACAAACGTAACTGTCCAAATTTGAAAGACGGGTATGTATTGATTAATTTTTTGAGAAGTTAATAATTTCTTTAATATTACTACAGATGACAAAGTTCATTTATTAGGTCAACCGTCAAAAATGATAACACTGATGAGAACTCAGATGAAGAAGATTTTGGCTCAATACATGGTAACTCAAatacataaattattttatgcatttaaattttgtttatttcataatttttttgtaatCATCGTGTACATAATTGCAGGTAGTACAAACATGTGGACAACTGGAATGGGCTTTGATGACTGAAATTAATCTGTATGAAGTTATGTTTTTGGTGCTGGTGCTTGTATGGTATTAACTTTTGATTACGTATTACCGGGGTATGCCCCGAGTAGTTGTATATTGTGTTTGTGGAGGATCGTTGTTGTGATTGTGCCTGGTTGGTATTGTTTCGTATTGGATGTTTGTTGATGGTTTTGATTTAGTCGTTTtggttattttatatttttccggTATGCCCTATTTACGGGGATGTCATGCTGAAATTTCTCTTGGGCCAAGAATTTCGTATTGCATTGTTTCTGTTGTGATTGTGCCTGGTTGGCATTTCTATTCATTCCTTTATGCTAAAATATGGACAGTTTTATTAATGATAGCATCCCATAaactgtttttttttaaaaaaaaatacatgtgtTTCTCTCCAAGTTTAACATGAAGCTTATCGTGTGATTTAAAGATGTATGTGGATGCTAGTTTTTATTTGCTGAAAAATTACTAATTTTGTTACTGATATAGCCGAAAACAAATTCCACAAttcttaaatattaaaaatcacATACCAACATGTCTTACGTCTTACACATTTACCAATATGTagaaaatgacaaaaacttgatAATGTATTTTTCAGTTAAACAAAGGTAACAACTTCCAACAACATATTTAATCATGGTCACTAAATTGTAGAGATTTCAAATTCTTGTTGGACGGGTTTTGTCTAAAAAAttagacatttagcgacggtttgtaataaaccgtcgctatgtccagtttttttaaaaaagtagacatttagcgacggtttgtaataaaccgtcgctatgtccagttttttttttaaaagtagacatttagcgacggtttgtaataaaccgtcgctatgtccgactattttttttaaacagtagacatttagcgacggtttgtaacaaaccgtcgctaattccggttacaatttttttttaaaaaaaaaatgcacaTGAGCTGTCGCCCACGGATACCCTGAGCTGTCGCCCACGGATCAtccctaatatatatatataatgaacatcatatttttggcataaaaaaataacatttttaataGATTGAGCCGGAGGAAAGATTAatctcacaaaattaattcATAAGACGATCTTATTGGAGTTTCGTGTTAATTCTTGTATTGGTGTATCCTTTTGATTTTTACTACGTAGTTGTTCCAtgtttttgaaataattattaCAGATTTTTAACTTATGTTTTACCTTGATAGAAATCTATTGCTTACAATCTGTAATTGTTTGGTGAATCCAATCACGTGATCAAGTGGCCGCGTCGACCTTTGTCGGGACATTTGCCTAAACAATAAATTAAGGGTCCAAAAGCACtcaaataaaatttgtttaaTTGGGCTTTATAAATTGTTTTGTTTAGAGAAAAAATGAAACAATTTTTACATTTGGATGTTGATACCCCAGGGATGAGCCCACTACCTCTGGCCCATCCTCTGGCCCGTCCCAAGCCCAAGAGGAAGACAGGCTCATCAAGGGCCCATGTATTCtcatataaataccaggtttgagtgttTAGTTAAGGATTcattatattgttttcagcagcacctttagctgctcccccttatatactcagtcactgacttgagcgtcggaggggctacgtcaggacaccctcctggccccctcttaaccatcttatttgtgatttcaggctcaggatcATTTCAAAACCCTGCGTCTGTACTAGTGACACTTGTTGggagcggaccctaaatttcctgtgagtatcacttggcgccgtctgtgggaacatttgagttgagacgtagagatggtaggGAAGAGAGGGAGTAGAAGAGCTACATCAGCATCATCGCGTCCTCAAAGGGGACCCGAACAGTCTCATGTTGAGACAAGACAGGAACAACCTCGTCCAGAGACAAGAACCGAGCAGCCCCTTCAGGAGACAAGGGTCGAgcaaacccatcccaatgaGAATGTGGGGAACTTGAATTTGGAACAGTTGGGCCAATTTATCACCCGGACAGTGGATGAGGCAATGAAGAGGAATAAAGAGTCTATGTTTGTAGAAGAGCAGGCCGCTCGCCAGGAGCAAGAGGAGAATGTGGAGGGCAGTCAGAGTAGGGTGGAGGAGACACAGCCCCACCAAAGTGGGGAGATTGGTGAGATGAGAGAAATGTGGAAGAAATACAGATGTTGAGGCAGCAGTTGGGAAGCAGAGCGCCGGCACCCAAGAGAGGAAGTCCCTTTTCACTAGCCATTTTAGAAGGACTTCCTCCAAATTTTCGACAGTCCAATGTGGGagagtacgatggacatactgACCCCGAAGAACACTTGGGGAGATTTGAGAATGCGGCCCTATTACATCAATATTCAGATGGGGTCAGGTGCAAGGTGTTTCTGGGCACGTTGGTGAGGTCAGCCCAGCAATGGTTTAACACCTTGCAGCCCAACTCT is drawn from Primulina eburnea isolate SZY01 chromosome 10, ASM2296580v1, whole genome shotgun sequence and contains these coding sequences:
- the LOC140803343 gene encoding putative late blight resistance protein homolog R1A-3 — encoded protein: MPVKSTLILINQRSEMAAYASLLSLGHILDQLLQHPPRQRAVLDKAQIHSLLEKISFLQDFLEDFPLIRADEIQGLEGKIARSAHAAEDIIESRVVDQILQNSKDERRDMQKVIEEIGSTLFSQDLQKVIEEIGSMKKDVMKIKETGGIKIMEQPIKAATAGSFIRGASNSMNTMVGFDKDLIQIMEKLTGQNSSLRIISIVGMGGIGKTTLATNVYHDPYIVQHFHVHAWVTISQQYSWHEIILALLKDIRVLNECRKEEGCEEITQPTDDELGEQLYKSLSGIKYLIVMDDLWSIECWNDIKRFFPDNNNGSRVMITTRLTNVADDFRSCTPHQLHFLDEDQSWALFCDKVFGKESCPPEFKEVGKTIVRNCGALPLAIVAISGLLAKSSRTLEYWECVANDTYAALNMGGDGHCFNILSLSYKHLPVHLKPCFLYMAIFPEDHEIRISRLVKLWTTEGILKPIRSRSLEEIAEDNLKELIERNLIMIHKYGSRNKIKTCIIHDLLRDLCLREAQKEKFLRVNMMDSLNNHSRIIDNKRRLIIQRSSDKEECRPLVFDTHSLTCGEFKSTAVKLHRLLRALNLDDTCSYEEILRLVNSRFIDFNPLLFPNMLNTLESLSLLWNLQTVIITGQSSGLKAIKLPAEIWEMPQLRHLKWELGYFYLPDPLNINNKNGRGDFLVLKNLQTLSKMQNVRFTDEVVHRIPNIKKLGITYRRFSRCIGWNYYEVYNLARLRNLKSLLLDSDNNLPQNLCFPQSLKKLTLKHCGVRWEDLTVVGSLPHLEVLNLSYHAVRGRKWNPVEGQFLELKCLRIHHIDLVEWIADNSHFPRLEKLQLGRLPQLKEIPYGIGEIHTLRSIWLFCCSDSAKSSAEKIKEEQQNLGNYNLRVHVHVR
- the LOC140802872 gene encoding protein FAR1-RELATED SEQUENCE 3-like, with translation MELQMVNIYTENKWLEFQNEISLSHGYYVQQASIGIEFVVYNIINFQGSSSAKHRLLTHDIQRDDISCSCMKFQFEGIPCRHMLAFFRINQVFHLPDQYILKRWTKDAKIGVHYTMAEQNVVDDPEKCLMSRHMRLSCKASALIDVASFSDEGTNFLTEQFDSIDSKMKEMNINRTLRSGIQSRRSLDGAIGIIDPSEIRTKGRRKRLKSSKEKSTSRDRQCRGCGRRGVSHDKRNCPNLKDGSTVKNDNTDENSDEEDFGSIHGSTNMWTTGMGFDD